The following DNA comes from Nicotiana sylvestris chromosome 10, ASM39365v2, whole genome shotgun sequence.
CATCTCTAAAAGTTAAATGGTCGTGATTGTTGATTCTGCGTAAATCCTCATAACACTTAGGTCCTTTAATTACATTCAACAACATTCGAAGGTAATATTGCTCTCCACTTCCAGGTGGTACAAAGAATATTCTTCCTATTGAAAAAGCTGAAGTTCTTCTTTTTTCCCacttttttagttttttattcCACACAAACTTAAGAGGAAATTCTGCATATGTTAATTCTCTTGCTTCTTCATATGTATTATTTGCCTCGAACCAGCTTAAAAACTTTGATTCCTTTACACTTGGTCTATTGGCAACATGGTCAATTGGACCATCATCAGAGAAAATAATTGTTTGTTCATTTGGTAGATGAAAGGAAAGTCTTTCTACCGAAGGTTCTCTATGCCAAGCAGCTTCACAGGTTGATATGTATTGACAATCATAATACATTTTTATTTCATCAATAGCCGATGAGTCTTCCTCATGCACACTTTGAGAAAAAGCTGTTGTCACACGATCATGACCCTTATTAACGTACTTAAATAAGTACTTGATTGACCGAGATTGATTGCACCATTCAACATTTATATGTGCGCCATACTTCAACAATAAATATCTATTGTGTGGCACCACGTACCTGTTATCCGATTCAATTCCTTCTTTCTGGATAGTTCTACCATTGTCCCTTCTTTTATATACAGGATATCCATCTTCATCAATTGTGGTATTTTCTACAAACTTCTTTGGAAAGTGTTTTGTACATCTACCATTATGCATGCAAGGAGAGGATTTTCTAGCAGAACCGCACGGGCCATGCATCATGAAATTCTTCACGACCTTATAATAATACGGATCGACCGATTCATCAGGTATTTCAGCAAAAATTATTTGATCTATATCTCCAACATTTGGATATTTATTATGAAGAAAGAGCAATATGTGTGCATAAGGCAACCCCCGCTTTTGGAATTCTATAGTATATATCActgcaaaaaataataatttgcgATTGGGGTAAGTGGTTGTAATTTATATGTAAGACAAAATGTTTTATTAAATTACATTATAAATCTGATAAGAATTTATTAAAAAAGATTAAATATATACCTGATTTAACTGATccaaaaatttgtttctctttcaAATCCTTTATTAAACGATCCAATTTGATTGTGAACACCCTAGCTAAAATGCCTAGGCGATCTTCTGGTTGCAAGCCCTTGCTCTTTACAAATCTACTAATTTCAGGCCACTTTGGGTTGCAAGTAAATGTGATGAAGAGATTTGGATATCCAGCCCACTTGCAGATTGCCATAGCATCTTGATAattttggatcatgtatcttgCACCTCCTGTGAAGCTGGATGAAAGAATTATCCTTTTACCTAGAGAAGAAGGATTTATCTCTCCATGTAAAACTGCATCTTCTAATCCTTTATACATATGAGCTCGCAATTGTTTTTGATGAGTTATGATATACTTCAACCGAGACGATTCAACCATTGTAAATCCATCGACCAAGAATTGTTGAAATAATCTTCTTGAGTTAACAATTGTTGGTACTTCGCCTTTTCTTTCTTGAATTTTGTATGCAAAATATTCACGCATGCTAACAAAATGCCTTCCTCCAGTTGTTTCGTCATTTTCATTTAAAGGAATGTCTTCCCTATAACTATCTTCACCGAAAGGAAACAATAAAGGATACTGAAGACCTAAATAGGCAGCATTCAACTCATTTATCCTTTGTAGATGTCCAGATTGGGTTTCAACTATGATGTCTCGGTCACATCTAGATACATCAAAATCTCCAACAACCAAAGCAGCAACCTCTGAAATTGATGGTAAGTTGTATCTTCTTCCATCATAGTTCCGTTTTCCTATCAATCTGAGTCTAAAATTGGAGTGAGTTTCTTCATGAAATTTGCCTCTCACCATTCTAAATGACTTTGTCAAAACATTATGCTCATCAAGCATTTGTTTCAGATCTTGAACAATTTCAGCATGAAATTGGTTTATTCTATCACCACGACTGCATTAAAAAATGTTTTATAAAATTGATATAAGTTTTGTTTTTGTTAGATTATTCATGCATATATAAATTTGGAATAATTAAATACTAACCCCAGTGCATGCATTCTATTCTGAACTTCGTTTTCTGTGTCGTATATATATAATTGTGCAAACTTGGGATTGGATCCTTCGGGAGGCAATAAACTACCGATTTGATGATAGTTTTGTCCAGATAACTTGAAAATTCTTGGCCCCTTTGTTTGGTTCACAAAAGCATCAACTTTTCCTCCCATTGAGGTAAATGAAAACATTGAGTTATAACTTCTAATATTATCTCTGAAATGGTTACTTTTTGGACCTACATAAAAGTATTTGTTGGTGAATAAATTTTTTTTCATATATTAGAAGATACTATTGAAGTATGGTAAAAGTAGATTTTCTTGTTACCTGATCCGAATAATAATTGTTTTAAAATTGTGGGAGGTTCTTTTGGCTTTGGTAAGAGTATCTTTCCATGATTACAACACAAAGAGAACTCTGGTTTTTTAGCTTTGTGATTCTTGTTGATTCTTTCTTCGTACCAAAAGTAAGCACCACAATGTTCACATTCACATGTAGGATCACCTATATCCCAGAACTCTATGAATAAAATAAGCAAATGTAAGATTAATGTGAAGGTGTTATATTATGGTTAGCCTAATTATTGTATATACATATAGAAATAATAAATATGCATACCTTCATTGTCAATAATTGCATATCTAACATCAGGCTCTAAATAGTATTAAAATCATATTAAGTTAGCCATATAAATTGAAAAGGCGGACATGAATGAATCATTGTTTGTGATAAGATAGACATACCTTCATACTCGTCTTCATCTTCAGTTGCATCATTATTTTCTGCGATTGGTTTTACGTATTATTACGTTAAGTATTTAATCAAACTACcattattttgaatattagtatAACTGTAGTTTATTTGTGTAATTTAATAGATAAAAATTTGATTGATTAAAAACATACCTGGTACATCACCATCAATATTGACATCCTCAACTTCTAAtaataaattataataaaatGCCATTAATATAAATAAACGATTCATGttatattaatttatttatttataacacGAACCTGGCAATAGGGGTAGCTCATTTAAATCTGGTAGAAGATAATTTGTCAGCACATTTGAATTTGACAAACCAGATTGAGACGATGAAGCGTGTGCACAACTCTCTAAAGTGTGTATAATGTTATCGTGTGAAATGTTGACGATTGGTTATGTCTGTTAAAGGTTGTGGTGCCTTTTGTTTTCCAAATGCATCCCCTGTGATAGTAACAGGACAAATAAAGTATGCAAACCATAAAACATACAAATCAgcttaaaaaaaaattggaataaAATATCAGCAATATGACGTTACACCAACAATTGCTAATACAGCCATTCTTGACACTCATAAGGGACTGTAAATTTGGAGTAAATGAATGCCTAAAATATATAATTGAATAACTTTGATATTATAAACATATATACTAATTTTGTAGCGAAACCTTTGTGTACACAAGTAGATATAAAGAAATTTAATTAAATGTCGTTGGAGTTGCACGCTTTAATTTCTCAATCATGTCACAAACTAATGTCCATATTATATTGAATTCCTAATACTCTGGTAAAATATACGTTATAAGACAGTATTGATTCAAGTAATTTCACTTTTGACCAAACCATAAAAGCAACTTGTATCCTAGGTTAGCATACCTATTTTTATTCAAAATATTTATAGTTTTCATATTTAGAGGATTATTCTTTTATAAAAAGCGTTTACATCCCATACAATAATAACAAAAGGATTATTAGTTTGTTAAATAGATGAAGAACCTTGCCATGTTACAAAGCGTAGTTGCTGCAAAGTACAAATCAAGGTAGGAGAAAGAAACTTAATGATTTAATCTTAAATTTTAGATAGAATAAGCAGGCAGGTACAAACACAAAAAAAACTATAAGCACCAACCGCTAATAATACAAAGGCAGAAGTTAAATAATTCAAAATGATTAAAAGCCtaaaaaatttgaagaatggCGAGTTTAAATAAGCTTGAGCTATTaataaacaacaaaaataattttttttgactTTGCTGGACACAATCATCAGTTCAATAGGAAGACATGAAGGCATCTAATTTAGTGGTCACTATAAGAAAGTCAATGTGCAAAATGATTCACGATATTAGCCTGTAGAAGTAGAACATGAATTTTCTATCCTATCAGTCCGTAAAGCTGGAAAATATAAGAGCAAAGATCAGACATCATTGGCAGATCTAAGTAAGTAACTTATAGATTGTGATGTAAATGCTATAAAGTATAGGTATTGCATCAGTACCAGGAAAGAGATAAACATCACTCAAATGGTATGCCTTTtggacaaagaaaaaaaaatgcaaTATCATTCACAGAACTTATACATAAAACTAACATCTCATGGATATTAAAGTGCGAAGAATACCTAAATGCAAATGCTTAAACCACTCATAACACATCAGTTCTAAAATAATCCTACTACATGGTAACAATTGTCAACTTTTGTAATTTAGACAATAACTAAGACGAATTGCCCTTGCTTTCACTGAACAATGGAGGAAAATTACATATTTATATATCTCTTAGGTCAGAATTATAGTCTTGAAAATGGTAAGAATATTGGCAAAAGAATAAAGTAAACACTATCTCCAAAAAAAAATAGTGGCTGCCCAAAAGTTTGCATGGTAAAATATGAGATTTGCAAGTATGTTTATGTAACTATTAACTTTCTTCATTCTTTTTTCCTGTAGCTACACCAGAAAATGATCATAATTCACAAAACAAATAAGCATCGGACAAAATATTTCACGTTTATTTTTATAGGGAAAAAGAAGCAAGACAATGACTCATTACAGGCTTAAGTATTACATGATGGATCGCCGGCTTCCTTGAATGCATAGAGAAACTGTTAACCCAATAACCTGATACCAATAACCCAATAAGTTTTTTTTAGGTTCGAGCTACCAGCTTTATCCTATATATGCCCAGCCGTACATACAACTTTAGAAAtagactaaaaaaaaaaaaggcgtGTTCTTTCAATGAAGGAAGGGTGCGTCCTGATCTAATGAAAAAGCAAGAGTCCCCTGTGGAATTGAATGTTGCAAAAGTTGCAGAGGGCGTAAATGGTACAGATGAAGCCCATAATCATAGCTCGTTCAAGGAGAATAAAGGCACTGGTAAGAAATCAGAGAGAAAACGTGGAAAAGCGTAGAAAACAATAAGCTTAGAGGTTTTGCAACAGTATTTTGCTGGAAGTCTCAAGGATGCTGCGAAGAGTCTTGGTGGTATGATGTTCAAATTATCTAGTACTAACCAATACAGTTAATATACAACGCAATGCGCACAATTTCAGGTTTAACGGAGTCTCAGGACATTAGTGCGACTCAAAGGAAATTTGCCCGACGAAAATCATATATAACCGAAATGTGGTATTTGTAATCATTAACCACAGAGTCTGTTTCAAGAAATAGTGCATAAAAGTTCATACCATTATTATCCGAACAATATTTCGGCCTTTTCTGCTTCAAGGTGTTCATCCGATTTTTTCTTGCGAGCTTCTTCTCCTCTACCATGTCAAATTTGAGTAGAAACTGTCTTAGGGCTGAGAAGTTGTAAAGGCGTGTCTTTACAGTAGAAGTTGTAAAGGAGTGTCTTTACAGTAGACGAAACAGGGGCGCCTCTTTTCCGCTTTTAATGGGGTATTTTTATTTCATCTAATTTTTTTAACTAAAtcaatattttaatataaatccaagtattttcttcttccagatCGGTAATATTGAATTTCAGTTTTGGTATGTAACACAACGTAAATAGAATTAGATTTGTCGAGGAGAAAGAAATAGTGTATTTTAAAAAGTTGTGTTTCTTTTGCTTTATCCGATATACCTTAACATTTACTTCTGCTAATAGGtgtttcccataatattttcaaatcaattgCGTTTAAACATGGGACAATAGTCtaatttatttatatattagTTGAAATCGAGCAATTTTGTTCTTGTTTAGACTCTTGGTCAAATATTATCCGCCTCTCGCTGAGGGTATTTTTAAACTCATAATAAAAAGGTGAAAAGTAAATTTGTGGTTTCGTCGAGCAAGTATGAGATAATTTGCTAGaaagtatatatatacacacactcgCGCGCACAAGcgaataaaaattattaataaaGGGGTGAAAAATGCAATAATCATTTAAATGCTTCAATTTAATATCATAACTAACAGTTCTTTGTAGATAGTATTTTTTTTGCTTATGTTCCTTTCTGACACTTTGGTTGGTTCGTTACGACCAAAAACTCTTTTTATCGACAATGATATCCCTCTACACCATGCAACATATgatttttcatgttgaaaataTGTTGCGGCAAAATATTGTccaatatttgaaaaatatgataTTCCTTTAACTTTTCTTTAATATGAGAAGCTAAACTTTTCTCCTCTAGTACCGGACTCGTAGTAGTGACCCTCGCTTCGCTGTCCGGGACTTTTCTGGTTTCTTTTGCTCCTGACCCGGTATCGCGAAGTGACCCTGGCTTCGCTGTCCAAGACTTTTCTTGTCTCTTATGCTCCGGTGCCGGTTTCACAAACTGACCCTCGCTTCGCTGCGTGATTAACAACTTTGCTGCCCAAAATGACTCAATATTAACattttctcttattttatttACGTTTCAAGtgtttgtattttttttcctttattcttcCTCCTTTTTAATGTTAAAGTTTAAAGGTTATATGTAAACTAATTAAAGAAATGAATTTAATTTCAAGTCTAGTTGATGAGGCGTGGCTATGTGACCAGAGCGTGATTAACAGCCTTCCATGGCAACTTCTGGCCTTGTAGCAGTAGAGGATTGTTCTCAGTCCAAACCTTTTTGGCAAGAGTAGGGATGCGATCAATCCAGCAACTATACTTGCTTGACTATTTACTGAAATATAATTACATAAACAGTAATGTGAATTCTAATAGCAGAAAGTTGATAAACAGTAATGTGTCCTGCATTATATGAGTATTGATCATTTAAGAACTTCCCAGTTTTCCATGTTCTGTGATTGTTGCAAATGGCATCTGGCTTTCTTTTGCATTAACGTAGCTATCAACTAATAAGGTAATGTGAATTCTAATAACGTAGTTCAGTTGGAAAAGTTGACAGCCTATGTGGAAAATGGATATAGTTCCATCAATGCAGTTAAGAGATTCAAATTATAGGTAATCACTTATATATATAGAGTAAATCTCAAGAATGGCTATTGTCAACTATGACAAAAACTCAGCATAACTCATAGAGTTGACTCTTAAGTACAAATAGCCAATTTCTACAGATTTTACTTCTGAAATTGTGAAGCTGGCTCTGACATTGAAATGTCCAAGGGACATGGACAATTCATTAGCTTTATAAATTGTTGAGGATGAACTCTCATATATAACAATTCTCCTATCTTACCCTATGTACTCAATTCTTTCAGTTTTGTTTGGTGCGCTTAAAAAATGCATAATCCAATCCCCATGATACATATTCTTATCATATTTACTCAAGTCTTTCAGTTCTGTTTGGTGCATAAATAAGCATAATCCAATCCCTCATTACATACTGCTTGTCAGGTATAGACATTCCTGAAGAGTAGTAATAATATACTAAATGAACTCATAAAATAGTTCTTGATTTCTCCAACTGTAACATTCCCAAACACATTatgttgttttcttcttcttaaatACTCTCTTCATTTTATTTCCTGACAATTGTGCATTCGGATCTTCTTCAACCATTGTTGCAGCATTAGTTATACCTATCTGGTCAGGTGTATGTGCAATATCGGTTGTATCGTTATCTTCAGTGGAATCCtgcatatataaaataaaaatttagtgCAAAATTAGTGCCTGCAGTTGTTACTTACCAATGCATTTTTAGTAATTGGGTTTTATATACAGATGAAGTGGAAGACGATGGGGCTCTTCCTCCTCTGGCGACCAAGCGTCTAATCATGGGACTGATGAGAAGCTCACAAGGTCCCAGAGAAAGAGGCTACGACGAAAGAAGCTTAAGGAAGCTGCCTCTTGCCGCCAGAATATAATTGGGCCGTTATTGCCTACAGCAGAGAATGATGGGAGGGGTGAAAATGTGAGTACAACGGAAGAGATCCAGAATATAGTTGGTCCGTTTTTCCCAACCGCAGAGAATGATGGGAAGGGTGAAATGTGAGTACAACAGAAGAGGAAACACAAGATTTTCGACAAATTGCCAATGAGCCAGGTATGATTTGAGGAGTAAAAAGTAGCAATAGCAGTAGTTTTCTGGTTTCTCTCCTTATTTTCACTTCACAGTTGTTTATATGTATTGAAAGTGGAAATAAATTTATACAGAGGCAGTATAATTAAGCTTGCTTAACaggttttcttatcttattcTATGAAATATTAATACTGTGTTCATAGATTCCCATAGAAAAAACAAAGTGAACATCTAGAACTTTTAAAGTTATAAAAAAACTACTCCAAATCTGAAAAATTTCAGAAAGAAATCCTTCAAGATATGTAAGTCGTTTTAATGTTAAAGGACAAATTAGTTATGTATTTACCTCGCATTCCTTCTCTCCATCCAAGACTTGAATATTATTGAAGTCAGGTTCCtatcaaaaaataataaataaatgagTTTGAAATTATGATTCAAATTATGCaatataaaagaaatttgcaATCTAAATATGTTATGAAGTTTGTGAACAAATATGACATACAGTTAAGTCATCTGAAGGTTGAGCAGGACTATATTTGTTTATCAGTTGCTCCTCATCCGTAAGCTTAACAATACTATAAACTTCCTTTTGCTGGTGAATGTTCTTTGTCTTGATAATAACCTTAAACATGAATTTTCTTTGGAGAATATTGTTCAGCTCTACTGGATAGGGATACTTATCAACAGCACCAGTATTCTAGAATGAAATTTTAAGTTAGAATTATGCAAATAACAAATATAAACTTAATTAGTTGATATACCTCAAGAAACCCTTCCTTCAATTCTTTTGCTGATTTGCCTATAAGAAACATGGTTTCACGGTCCCAGAGCAATAGGGAAACAGATCCAGTAGTATCCATTACTCTAACCTGAAGCTTGTACCTAATTGCACAGTTGATTTGAGATATAAATGTAATATTTTGATGGATTAAGGAAATAGAGCTGCTGATTTTACCTAATAACTGCCGAGTAATCTTCATGTTTACATTTGGGGTTTGGGCATTAATAAATGTTTCCTAGTTTATCCACCTTCTTTTGACACTTCTTGCAGCTAACGTACGACCATCCTTTTTCAAGTTCTAAATTTTCAATACTTGCGACAATCCAACATGGACCTTCCTGTTGAATAAAGTGATAAGACAATTGTTGAATAAATTGATAAGACAAATGTAATGAAAAGACATAGAGAATATGGTCAATCATAATATCAAAGAAATAACATAAATGTAATTGAAGAATTTTTCATCTTCCAAATGAGGAAACACTCTTTAAAACCATAAAATAAGAGGACTAAAGGCCAAAAATAAACTTCATATGTAATGTAAAGACATAAAAAAAAATGGTCCATGTGGCGACTCAGTGACATGAGGAAAAGATAGGTACATATATGATATGGATTAGGATTTAGAGGTACTGTGCCAACATGCCGTTGATCGCAAGGAACGCAAATTAGTTTATATCAGTTAAGAGTTCAAATATAGATAAATTGAGCTATAATCATCATTCTGGTTGCGATGATTTTCTAGATAAGTCGAATTGTTACTATTGTGCGATTTTCTTCGCATGTGGCTTGCTGCATTATACATGTAGGAAACTGAGGTTCTGAGATCATATGAGGTCTATATAATAATGTAGTAATTTGGTAGATGGTCTACTGGGGATTACATATTAGGCTAGGTAGTTGTTTATTAGGAATCTATCCCATTAAAGATGACAAAGAAGATTTGAACTACTTCTAGTCTTTAATTTGTTTGTGGCCTCTAGTCAGTTTATCTAGCTATAACTTAAATGGTGTTAGCATAGTTGACTTAAGGAATACATAATCTATATCTTAATTTCAATCCTGCTATACTACTGCTCAATCATTTAGCATGTAGATAATGAACAATTACTTGTTTTTTTCCCTCTATTTGTCTGCTAGAGTTTCTTCATTGGTTGTTCACTATCTTCTGTGCATCTTTACCTAAATTTAAAAACTGCCTTTTTCAAACCATAAAATGAGAGAAACAAAGATGTGCATTTTTGCAACTTTTAACCTGAAACAACAGTTAAATTAATACTACAGAAGTTACGTCACTCACTTGCATGGACTCCACTAATTAGCCAATTGTTTTAACTTGAACAATGCCCTTCTCCAACTCATCCGAGACAGAGTAACTTTGTTGAGAGATGATTTGAGTCAGCCTCTCGGAGTTATTATCCGAACAGAAAGTAATCTGTATTTATGAATAACTAAAACAGTTAGATGTATACTTGGAAAATTTGATTTGAGTATAGAAGCAGTGaaattttatataaataaatcaatatatatatatatatatattgaactgTGTTTTAAATTCATCAGATTGAGGAAAATTTGGATTAATCCACAGCTTTGATGCATTCCATGTATTGCGCACAGAATATGAATCTACAAAACAACGTTCGTGTAAGATATAATGAATAACTTTCACAAAGTAATGTTAAATTGAGTAATTGTATTTTACCTTGATATTTATTGGCTTTTATGAGCTGCATAATAACAATAATAGGCTGGTTGTTAGCACTTAGTAGATGAGGAACAATTTCATCAATAAACTCCCCCCAAAATGTAGCAGACAACTTCTTCCTCCTGTCAAATAGAAATAAGAATGTAATTTTAGCATATGTAATTATCAAATCAATCCTTAATTAGTAGATGAATATTTATTCTTACTCGTCATCTTCTAGTTCAATATCCATAAACTTCCTAGAAATTCCACCTTGGTTTTGCGTTTGTACCTCACTGAAATTGACAATTTCTCCGATGacatctaaagaaaaagaaattgtTAAAATAAATAGTAGATAAATTCATAATTAGAAAATTAACGTAAAATCTTTATTTACCAAATAATTCAGCCTTGTTCACGTCAACCTTATTTATCAATTGATCATATGGTCGCAAATCAAAGATATTGATTGGGAAAAGTGAATCAGTTGTTTCAGCCATTGTTGTCCGTTGAGTAAACGTCAGCCTCAACCTATGTTTCGTGGTGTTGAACTTCTCCTTATTATGACAAACAATAAAGTTCGCCATATTATATAATCCAAGCTCAgtaatttgtgttttgaaaagatgcaAAACTGACTTGCCAATAGAAGCACTTATGCGATCTCCCTACAAAAAAAATTACATTACATAATAGACTGAAGCATAGATTGATGTTTTTGGCAGTATTAAACAACGTGATGAGTACATAATGTTGCATCCTGTTACATGTCTTCTGGTGCAACCTTTATGCCGACTATGCAATGTTATGATTTGTATTAATGGTAATTTATATTAACTATTAACTATAGTCGTAAACAGTAGAGTTAAACAAATTAATTAGTTGTAGtaatagagaaaaaaaatcagatttgcaAGTGAAACTTTTTTTGGTAATTCGAAAAAAACGCCTATACATGACAGGAGATCCCCTAACTCTTGGATGTGAAAGAAACTTGATGGCATTTTGGACTTGATCCTCCCGAACTGGTTCTGAGTTTACAAATACAGAAGTTAAAGAGATCCCTCTTATAGCCTCAGGCTTGGAATCCTGATTATCTTTAGCAGATGGTGCAAAATCACTAATATAGCAGGAGATTTGATATGCAAATCTGCTGCATAGTAGCTGAGTTGTAGTAATAGAGAAAGAAATCCATTTTTTGCAAGTGAAACTGTTTTTGGTAATTCGAAATAACTTTAGTTCGAAATAAATTTTTTTCAACCCCTTCTGTCCCCTGTTTATATTTGTACAAATGTTTTGAGGACGAATACAAAACCGAGAAACAGAGAACCAAAGGAATTAgtttatatttttcatgaaaattttgaaaaaatgtacTGCATAGTAAATTTGAACAAATCTATAAATATGCAACTCATATGCTCTTCAGAAGGGAGGATAAACAGTAATGTGAAATATAATTACATAAACAGTAATGTGAATTCTAATAGCAGAAAGTTGATAAACAGTAATGTGTCCTGCATTATATGAGTATTGATCATTTAAGAACTTCCCAATTTTCCATGTTTTGTGATTGTTGCAAATGGCATCTGGCTTTCTTTTGCATTAACGTAGCTATCAACTAATAAGGTAATGTGAATTCTAATAACGTAGtttagttggaaaagttgacAACCTATGTGGAAAATGGATATAGTTCCATCAATACAGTTAAGAGATTCAAATTATAGGTAATCACTTATATGTATAGAGTAAATCTCAAGAATGGCTATTGTCAACTATGACAAAAATTCAGCATAACAA
Coding sequences within:
- the LOC104249953 gene encoding uncharacterized protein isoform X3 produces the protein MQKMATHIDFIKDITISKMQWKLKVRVVRTWEVPDRFNPDTIFSIELVLQEEKGDRISASIGKSVLHLFKTQITELGLYNMANFIVCHNKEKFNTTKHRLRLTFTQRTTMAETTDSLFPINIFDLRPYDQLINKVDVNKAELFDVIGEIVNFSEVQTQNQGGISRKFMDIELEDDERKKLSATFWGEFIDEIVPHLLSANNQPIIVIMQLIKANKYQDYFLFG
- the LOC104249953 gene encoding uncharacterized protein isoform X4, coding for MDTTGSVSLLLWDRETMFLIGKSAKELKEGFLENTGAVDKYPYPVELNNILQRKFMFKVIIKTKNIHQQKEVYSIVKLTDEEQLINKYSPAQPSDDLTEPDFNNIQVLDGEKECEDSTEDNDTTDIAHTPDQIGITNAATMVEEDPNAQLSGNKMKRVFKKKKTT
- the LOC104249953 gene encoding uncharacterized protein isoform X1, yielding MQKMATHIDFIKDITISKMQWKLKVRVVRTWEVPDRFNPDTIFSIELVLQEEKGDRISASIGKSVLHLFKTQITELGLYNMANFIVCHNKEKFNTTKHRLRLTFTQRTTMAETTDSLFPINIFDLRPYDQLINKVDVNKAELFDVIGEIVNFSEVQTQNQGGISRKFMDIELEDDERKKLSATFWGEFIDEIVPHLLSANNQPIIVIMQLIKANKYQGKIQLLNLTLLCESYSLYLTRTLFCRFIFCAQYMECIKAVD
- the LOC104249953 gene encoding replication protein A 70 kDa DNA-binding subunit A-like isoform X2, with protein sequence MQKMATHIDFIKDITISKMQWKLKVRVVRTWEVPDRFNPDTIFSIELVLQEEKGDRISASIGKSVLHLFKTQITELGLYNMANFIVCHNKEKFNTTKHRLRLTFTQRTTMAETTDSLFPINIFDLRPYDQLINKVDVNKAELFDVIGEIVNFSEVQTQNQGGISRKFMDIELEDDERKKLSATFWGEFIDEIVPHLLSANNQPIIVIMQLIKANKYQDSYSVRNTWNASKLWINPNFPQSDEFKTQFNIYIYIY